The DNA segment CCCCGACGCAAAAGGGCGCCCCGATGCTGGGGCGCCCTTCGGAGTTTTCAGTTCTCGCGGCTTTATCGCGGTTCGCTCATCAGCCCTTTGATCAGGGCATAACACGCAAACAAAAGCACGATCGCAAACGGCAACCCGGTCGAGACAGAGGCCGCTTGCAGCGCCACCAGACCACCGCCCAGCAGCAAGGCCGCTGCGATAAGCCCTTCGAAGATCACCCAGAACACGCGCTGGCTGACAGGCGCATTGATCTTGCCGCCAGCCGTGATCGTGTCGATGACCAGCGAGCCGGAATCAGATGATGTGACAAAGAACACGATCACCAGGACAATTGCGATGACTGACGTAATTGCCGCCAGCGGCAATTCGGACAACATGCCAAACAACGACAGTTCCGGTACATATGCCTCGATCACGAAGCCAAAGACTGCACTTTCGGTCACATGATTGATCATCTGATCAATTGCGGTGCCGCCAAAGGCGGTCATCCAGATGGCCGAGACAAAGGTCGGGATCAACAGCACGCAGGTCAGAAACTCGCGCACTGTACGCCCCCGACTGACGCGGGCGATAAACATGCCTACGAAAGGTGACCAGCTGATCCACCATGCCCAGTAAAAGGCCGTCCATCCCTGACGATAGCCGTCATCATCGCGCCCGACAGGATTTGACAGCGCAAAGATCTCGGAGAAATAGGCGCCTACATTGCCAAAGAACTGCGATACCAGAAGGAATGTCGGCCCAACGAGGATGACGAAGACCAACAGGATGATGGCCAGAATCATGTTCAGTTCGGACAGTCGCTTGACGCCCCCCTCCAGCCCGCGCAGGACCGAAATCAGCGCAAGGCCGGTGATACCCGCAATCAGCAAGACCGCGAAAGTGACTGTATCATTGATGCCTTCAATACCGAAGACATAGCCAATCCCTGCGGAGGCCTGCTGCGCGCCAAACCCAAGCGAGGTGGCAAGCCCGAACAGCGTGGCGAACACGGCCAGAATATCGATGACATGGCCCGGCCAGCCCCAGATGCGCTCGCCTAGAATTGGGTAGAAGATAGAGCGCACAGTCAGCGGCAGTCCCTTGTTATAGGCAAACAACGCCAGTGACAGCGCCACCACGGCATAGATTGCCCAAGGGTGCAGACCCCAGTGATAGATTGTCCCCGCCATTGCGGTCAGGCGCGCTGCCTCCACAGCGGCCGGGTCCATCAAGGCCCCGTCCACAATGCCAAGCTCGCGGCTGAGGGGTTGATCACCCCAAGGTGTGGCGAAATAATACGCTGGCTCCAGCACACCAAAGAACATCAGGCCAATGCCCATGCCCGCAGCGAACAACATGGCAAACCAGCCCAGATAACCAAAATCGGGCGTCGCATCTACGCCCCCGATCCGGACTTTGCCAAGTGGCGATACCAGAATGCCCAGGCAGACAACCACGAAGATATTGCCTGCCATCAGGAAGAACCAGTCAAAGCTCGAGGTCAGGTAGTTGCGCGTCGCGCCAAGCGCCGCCCCCATCGCATCCTGAAAGAGCAATGTGATGACAACAAACACCACCACCACAATGGCTGAAATGCCAAAAACCGGGTTGTGAATGTCCAGCCCTAAGGGGCCAATCTTTGGTGTGATATTGTCTTGACCGACTTCGTATTCGGTGTCGATGAGTTCGGACGCGCCTTCAGGTTCGCGCAGCGCTTCTTCCGCTGGCTCCTGATTGGCGTCATCGTCATTGTTCGCCATGATACTCTCCGTTTTTGTTTTAACGTGCCGCTGATTTTTTGCGGCAGTTCCCGTGCGTCAGGGTGGATTGTGCACCGCCTGAGCAGCGCCACTCCCCACGCGGAAGTGTCTGATCAAATGCACCCTGCAAGGTGCGGATCGCATGGTCGATATATGTCTGATCGACCGGAAGGATGACTTTCCGAAACATGGTCCCTCCTTCGATTGTCAGGGGGCAATTTGATATGAACACATGACCGTAGCATGGTCTGATCAGGGAATGGCACCCCCTGTGGTAGACAAAAGTCGATTACCGACATTGCAGTGTCGGTTTAAGTCGCTGGTCGCTTGCGCCTGCGAATGCTAAATGAAGCTAAATCTGCATGTGGAGGGATAGCGAATGGATATGGGAATCTCAGGAAAGCGCGCACTTGTCTGTGCGTCATCCAAGGGTCTGGGGCGCGGTTGCGCCGAGGCATTGGCGGCAGAAGGTGTACATCTGGTCATGAATGCCCGCGGCAGTGACGCGCTGGAAGAGGCGGCGGCGGCCATTCGTGATCTGTACGGCGTAGAGGTTACGACTGTCGCGGCAGACATCACGACCGAAGACGGGCGCGCGCAAGTGCTGAATGTGGCTGGCGATGTCGATATTCTTGTCACCAACGCAGGCGGCCCGCCACCTGGCATGTGGACCGATTGGGAACGCGAAGATTTCATCAAGGCGCTGGATGCCAATATGCTGACGCCCATTGCGCTGATGAAGGCACTTGTGCCGGGCATGATGGCGCGCGGTTGGGGCCGGGTGGTCAACATCACCTCGCAATCGGTCAAGGCACCGCTGGCCGTGCTTGGTTTGTCAAATTCTGCCCGCGCCGGTTTGACGGGCTATGTGGCGGGCACCTCGCGGCAGGTTGCTGGCAAGGGTGTTATGATTAACAATCTGTTGCCGGGCATCCATGACACGGACCGCGCGACAGCGCTGGATGGTGGTGTTTCCAAGGCCGAAGGGATCACAATGGAAGAAGCCCGCGCCAAGCGGGCGGCGACCATTCCGGCGGGGCGCTACGGCACAGCGGCTGAATTTGGCGCAGCTTGTGCCTTTCTTTGCTCGGAACATGCTGGGTTTATCGTCGGTCAGAACTTGCTGCTCGATGGCGGTGCCGTGAACGCGACTTTGTAAGCGGCCTGTCCGCGATGCCCTTCAAACAGGGTCAATAAGGCGGGATGCGGCCAAGGCTGCGTACCGCCGCGGATTTCAGATTGCGGCGGTCACCTCAACCTCGACCAGAAATTCAGGCCGTGTGAAACCTGTGACGATCACCAGTGTCGAGGCTGGTGGCGTGGCGCAATCGGCAAAATACGCGTCGCGCGCAGCCATATAGCCCGCCATATGCGCCCGTTCCGTGACAAATGCATTCACGCGGATCACATGCTCTGCCCCCGCCTGCGCTTGCGCCAGAATTGCCGCGATATTCTCAAAACACAGCGTCGCCTGTGCCTCGGCCCCGTCGGGCGTGCTGCCATCCTTGCGCACAGGCAACTGGCCCGATGTCATGATCAGGCGTGTCCCTTCGGGAACGACCCGACCATGCACGTAGTGCGCGAAGGGGGGGGGCAGGCTGGTTGGGTTCAGGCTGTGCATCTGTGTCATATCCGTTGTGCTGGGTCTGTTGTGGGACAACACAATCACGACCATCCTGATTCTATCAGGTGGCGTCTGCCGGTCAGGCTACCAAGAGTCCATAAAATAGGCTAATACCAAGTCTCGCGAAATCTGACTCTTCTGAGGGTTTTGGGATTCCCAAATCTATGAAGATCTGACTCAATGGCGTCAGATTTTCTGGGGAGGGCCTCTCTATGGGCGCAGCGCTCGCGTTACGGACAGACTACGACGGCATGAAGTTGAGAGAACTTGCGCGAAAGACAAAGGATGCCAACCAAGCCCGCAGGCTTTTGGCGCTGGCGGAGATCTATGATGGCGGTCGGCGCAGCGATGCTGCTCGGATTGGTGGTGTTGGCCTACAAATTGTCCGTGACTGGGTGGAGCGGTTTAATGCCCGCGGGCCTGACGGCTTGATCAACGGCAAAGCTCCTGGTCAGCAGTCTAAGCTTAACGATGAGCAGCGCAGGGCGCTTGCTGCAATTGTTGAGAGCGGTCCGACCTTATCGGTCCATGGGGTCGTCCGCTGGCGCCTGAGTGATCTGAGGAAATGGATTGCAGACACATTTGGGATTTCACTTCACGAGACGTCGATAAGCCGGGAACTCAGGGCGCTTGGTTATGTCAAACTCACAGCACGCCCGCGCCATCACGCGCAAGATACAGCCGCACTGGAGGACTTTAAAAAAAAGGGTTTGCAGCCGCAGTAGCAAAGCTCCGCGCACGGCTCCTGCAAGGCACTGTGATCGAAGTCTGGTTCCAAGATGAAGCGCGTGTCGGCCAGAAAAACAAGATCACGCGCCGATGGGCGAAGCGCGGTACGCGACCTTCCGCCCCACATGATCAGCGCACGAGTTCAAGCTACATCTTTGGAGCGATTTGCCCAGCCCTCGGGAAAGCTGCAGGTCTTGTGCTGCCAGCGTGCAATACCGAAGCGATGGCCCTGCATCTTGCTGAAATCTCCCAAACTGTCGCACCCAAAGCACATGGGGCTGTGCTCGTGGATCAAGCCGCATGGCACATGACTGACAAGCTGGTCATTCCGGACAACATCACCATCATCCCGATCCCCGCAAAATGCCCAGAACTCAATCCAGTCGAAAACATCTGGCAATTCATGCGAGACAACTGGCTATCAAACCTCATCTTCGAAACCTATGAAGACATCGTAGATCATTGCTGCAAGGCTTGGAACAAATTGGTCAGCATGCCCGACACAATCACCTCCATTGGAACCCGCGACTGGGCTCAAGAGTTCTGATCAATGCTGATTGGTATAAGGTCTGCATAACTGATCACAAATTAAGCACAGTTTCGGTCTTTTGGGGGCGGACCTCGTCTGATGATTGGAGATGGCGTGGTAATGGGCAGGATCATTTTCTGAGTTTCTAGACATAGGACAGAAAGATGATACGCAAGACGCTATATTTCTGCACCGCGATAGGGGCCATGTCAGCGCCCGTACATGCCCTGACCGAAGTGACCTTTGGCACCAACTGGCTGCCCCAAGCGGAACATGGCGGGTTCTATCAGTCGGTTGCCGACGGCACCTATGCTGAATGCGGGTTGGATGTCACCATCGTTTCAGGTGGACCGCAGGTGAATAACGGCGCGCTGCTGATGGCGGACCGTATCCAGTTTCACATGGGCGGTGATCTGTTGCAGGCGTTCAATGCGGCCTCTGAAAATATTCCGGTCGTGGCGGTGATGGCAACATTCCAGAAACACCCGCAGGTCATCATCTCGCATCCGGGCGAAGCGGATACTTGGGAAGAGTTGAAAGACCTGACCCTGCTGATTGGCGACAATGGCTTCACCTCTTATTACCAGTGGATGATTGCGGCCCACGGCTTCACGGTCGAGCAGCGCAGGCCCTATACATTCAATCCGGCACCGTTCCTTGCCAATACGCGCACCGGAATGCAGGGTTTCCTGTCATCCGAGCCCTATGCGATCCAGTCCGAGGCGGGCTTCATGCCCAATGTCTTCCTGATCGCGGATGCAGGCTATTCCACCTATGCCACCACGGTCGAGGTGATGCAGTCCACAATCGACAACAGCCCCGAAGTGGTGGAATGTTTCGTCAATGGCTCGATCTTGGGGTGGTATAATTTCCTCTATGGCGAGAACGAGGACGCAATCGCCATGATCCTCGAAGCCAATCCCGACATGACCCGCGACAAGATCGACTTCGCCATCGAGATGATGATCGACAACGGCATCGTTGACAGCGGCGATACGCTGGAACTGGGGATCGGGGCCATGACCCATGAGGCTGTTGAGGGGTTCTACACCTCAATGGTTGAAGCAGGGGTGGTCGATGCCGGTCTGGACTGGACATCATCGGTCAGTTTCGACTTCGTGGGCAACGGTCTGGGCATGGAGCTGCGCCCCGAATAAGGGTGCAGCCACTTAGCGGAGGTTTTATGAAAAGCCCGCCTTTGGGTCAGCGCCCACCTGTGCTGGAAATGAGCAATGTCACCAAGACCTTCAACGGCAATGTGGTGGCATTGCGCAACATGAACCTGTCGGTCAATGAAGGCGACTTCATCTCGCTACTGGGGCCGTCTGGGTGTGGGAAATCCACCGCCCTGCGCCTGATCGCGGGCTTGTCCAGCACAAGTGCAGGCCGGATCGTCTGGGCAGGCGGGCAGTCCGAGAATGACCTTGGTGTGGTGTTTCAGGAAGCGACGCTGATGCCTTGGGCGACTGTGGCGCAGAATGTCTGGCTGCCCTTCCGGCTGAAGGGCAAAAGCTATGCATCTGTCAAGGACGAGGTGTTGGAGGCGCTGCGTCTGGTCGGCCTTGAGAAGTTTCTGGACGCTTATCCGCGCGAATTGTCGGGCGGCATGAAAATGCGCGTGTCTATTGCCCGCGCAATGGTCACCAAACCGCGCCTGATCCTGATGGACGAACCCTTTGCGGCATTGGATGAAATCACGCGCTTTCGGCTGAACAATGATCTACTCAAGCTCAAGGCAAAGATTGGCTGCACTGTAATTTTTGTCACGCATTCGGTGTTTGAATCCGTGTTCCTGTCGGACCGGATCGTGGTCATGGCCGCGCGACCGGGGCGGGTGATCCGCGAAGTGACGGTCGATGCACCCTATCCGCGCAATGAGGAGTTCAGAACCTCGGCCGATTATGCCGCACTGTGTCGGCAAGCGTCAGAGGCGCTGCATGACGCGATGGGAGAGCACGTATGAGCATTGCCGACAACACCCCCCTGTTCGATGCAGAAGACCTGCGCCGCCAACGTATTCAAAGGTTTGACCGCTTTGGCCGATGGTTGCTGCCCTTGGCCGTATTGATCGCCATGATCTGGGTTTGGGACAGGGTGGTGGTGTGGAATGAAATCCCGCATTTCATCCTGCCGCGCCCCGGTTTGGTATTGCAGACCCTTATCAAAGACTGGCCAATGCTGTTTGACGCGCTGTTGGTCACGTTGCAGATCACCCTGATGGCGCTGGCCGTGGCGGTGATCGGGGGCGTCGGGCTGGCGGTTTTGTTCACCCAAAGCCGGCTGGTCGAGATGTCCTTCTACCCCTATGCGGTCATCCTGCAAGTCACCCCGGTGGTGTCAATCGCGCCATTGATTTTCATCTATGTCGACAGCCGAACGGCGGGCTTGCTGATCTGCGCGTGGCTGGTCGCGTTCTTTCCGGTGCTGGCCAATACCACATTGGGGCTGAACTCTGCCGACCATAATCTGCGTGATCTGTTTCGCATCTATGGTGCGACGCGCTGGCAGACCTTGCGCTACCTGCGCCTGCCATCTGCGCTGCCCTATTTTCTGGGGGGCTTACGCATTGCGGGGGGGCTTGCGTTGATCGGGGCGGTTGTGGCCGAGTATGTGGCGGGCACTGGCGGAATCGGATCAGGGCTTGCCTTTCGCATACTGGAGGCGGGATACAGGCTGAACATTCCGCGTATGTTCGCCGCCCTGATCCTGATTGCGCTGACCGGTGTGGTGATCTTCGCGGGCCTGTCCTTCCTCAGCCACATGCTGCTGCGCAAATGGCATGAAAGCGCCGTGAAACGAGAAACATGACCGATTTCAAGAAACTTCCCACCTCTGGCCCGTTCCGGCTGGAGAATGCAACCGTGCCATCCTGCCTGCTGGGGCAGGAAGGCGGGCTGGCGCCATATGCCGTAACAGTTGACGGCGCTGTCCTGTCTGACCGCACGGATGTGCCGCATATCGATATGGGCGGCGCAATGGTGCTGCCTTGTTTCATCGACATGCACACGCATCTGGACAAGGGCCATATCTGGCCGCGCAACCCCAACCCCGATGGCAGTTTCATGGGCGCGCTGGAAACTGTGGGCGCGGACCGCGAAGCGAACTGGAGCGCAGATGACGTCCGCACGCGCATGGATTTTGCGCTGCGCTGCGCCTATGCGCACGGCACCCGCGCCATCCGCACCCATATTGACAGCATCGCGCCGCAAGACGCGATTTCATGGCCTGTCTTTGCCGAATTGCGCGCGCAATGGGCGGGGCGCATTGATCTGCAAGCCTCTTCACTGGCGGGGATTGACCGGGCAGATATGCAGGGCGACTATGCCCGCACAGCCGATATCGTCGCCGAACATGGCGGGGTTCTGGGGCTGGTGACATATCCTGTCGAGGGGTTGCGCGACCGTTTGCGCGGCTTGTTCCGACTGGCGATAGATCGCGGGCTGGAGTTGGATTTTCACGCCGATGAAACCGGTGATCCCAGCGTCGGCACCCTGCGCACCATTGCCGAAACCGTGCTGGAAATGGGTTTTGAACGCCCTGTCACTGTGGGCCATTGCTGTTCGCTTGCAGTCCAGCCCGAGGGAGAGGCGTTTGAGACGCTGGATCTGGTGGCGAAGGCAGGGCTGAACATCGTCTCGCTTCCCATGTGCAACATGTATCTGCAAGACCGCACACCGGCGCGCACCCCGCGCTGGCGGGGCATCACGCTGGTGCATGAGATGAAGGCGCGCGGGATCAATGTCAGTTTTGCATCCGACAACACGCGCGACCCGTTCTATGCATATGGTGATCTGGACATGATGGAAGTGCTGCGCGAAGCGACGCGCATTGCCCATCTGGACCATTCCGACCCTGACTGGATCAATGCGTTCCTTGCCAACCCCGCCCGTGCCTGCGGGTTTGATGCGCCCTCGCTTGCCCCCGGCGCGCCTGCGGATCTTGTCATCACCCGCGCGCGTAACTGGACCGAATTGTTCGCCCGCCCGCAATCTGACCGGATCGTGCTGCGTGCGGGCCGGGCGATTGATCGCACTCTGCCTGATTATGCCGAACTTGACCATCTCATGAGGACGCCATGACCCCCAATGTTGCCGCCGCCAAAGCTGCCCTGTCGCATCTGGAACTTGACGACAATCCTGTCTCGATCCGGGCGAAATCGCGTGATTTCTTTTGGTATTCGCCTGTGCTCAAGCCCCGGATGGATCACCTGCTGGGGGATTTCGTGGTGGCCCCCCGCAATGAGGCCGAAGTCATCGAGGTGCTGAAAGTCTGCTACGCCCATGATGTGCCCGTGACCACACGCGGCGCAGGGACAGGCAATTATGGGCAAGCCATGCCAATGGCGGGCGGTTGTATCCTGCACATGAAGAACATGGCGGCGGTAAAGTCGGTGTTTCCGGGCCGCGTGATTGTGGAACCGGGCTGCCTGCTGAAAGACGTGGATGCCGCGTGCAAGGCGGATTCGGGGCAGGAGTTGCGCATGTTCTCCAGCACTTGGGCCACGGCCACGATTGGCGGGTTTGTCGCAGGCGGGTCAGGCGGTGTCGGGTCTTGCACCTGGGGCAGTTTGCGCGACCTTGGCAATATCATCCGCCTGCGCGTGGTCACGATGGAGGAGGAGCCGCGCATTCTGGAGTTCCGTGGCGAGGAATTGGCCCGTGTCAGCCACGCATACGGCACCAACGGCATTATCACTGAATTGGAAATGCCGCTGGCCCCTGCCTATGATTGGGTGGGCCTGTTTGTGGCGTTTGAAGATTTCGACGCAGCGCTGGGTTATACCGAAGACCTCGCCAATCAGGACGGCATCCTCATCAAGATCGCCAGCCTTTATGAAGCGCCCTGTGCGCACAGCTATTTCCAGCGCGTCGCCCCCTATGTGACCGAGAAAACCCATCTTGTGGGTATCATGGTTGCGCCGCAGTCGATGGACGGGTTTGAAACCTTTACCGCCCGCCGCCCTGCGGCCAAGGTTATCTACCAGTCTGGGGCCAACGACTGGGCGCGCGATCCCGGCCCGGTGTTCGAATATGGCTGGAACCACACCACGTTGCGCGCGCTAAAGGTGGACCCAAGCATCACCTATCTGCAAGTGCGCTATGGCTACCCCACCCATGCGGAGAAAGTGCGCACCATGCGCGAGGCGCTTTCACCGGAAGTGTTGCAGCATCTGGAAGTCATCCGCGAAAATGGCAAGGTCATGTTCGCGGGGTTGAGCCTTGTGAAATTCACCACTGAGGAACGTCTGGACGAAATTGTGCGCCTGCACGAGGAGGCAGGCTGCATGATCTTTAACCCCCACCGCTTCACGCTGGAGGAGGGGGGGCGCCAAACGGTCGATGACCGCCAATTGAATTTCAAGCGAGAGGCTGATCCAAAGGGTCTGCTGAACCCCGGCAAGATGATTGCTTGGGACGACCCGAATTGGGGCTTTGAGCGCATCTATTCCTATCCCGGCATGAAAGCCGCTGAATGACACGTGCGCTGGTTCTGTTCGCGCATCCTTGCGCCGAAAGCTTTTCCGCCGCGCTGCATGATGTCGTGGTGGACAGGCTGACCGCGCGCGGGTGGGATGTGGATGATTGCGACCTGAACGCCGAAGGTTTCTCACCCGTTTTGACCGAAGGAGAGCGGCGTGGCTACCACGATGTCGGCCCCAACATCGCGCCTGTCGCATCTTATGTGGAGCGCTTGCGCGCGGCCCAAGCCCTCGTTCTGGTCTTCCCGGTCTGGAACTTCGGCTATCCGGCCATCTTGAAAGGGTTTTTCGACCGCGTATTTCTGCCTGGCGTGTCGTTCCGGCTGGAAGGGGGCAAAGTCGTGCCCAACCTGACACATATCCGCAAGCTGGCGGCGGTCACCACCTACGGCGGCACCCGTCTGCGCGCGATCATGGCAGGCGATCCGCCGCGCCATGTGGTGAAACGCGCGGTCTGGCATGTGACACGCCCCGACAAACTGCGCTATCTTGCGCTCTATGACATGAACCGCGCAGATGCAGCAAAACGTGCGGCATTCCTGTCCCGAGTCGGGCGCGAAATGGAGGCACTTTAATGCGTGCAGTTGTGGTCTATTGCCATCCCGATCCCGCCAGCTTTACTGCGGCGGTGCGTGATCTTGTCGTTCACCACCTGCAAGAGGCGGGCGCCACAGTGCGTGTGCACGACCTCTATGCAGGGGACTTTGCGCCCAGCCTGACACAATCCGAATGGCAGGGATATCTTGAGAGCCCCGCCAATCGCGCGCCAGTGGCCGAGGCAGCGGATGATCTGCAATGGTGCGACACGCTGATTTTCGTCTATCCGACATGGTGGTACGGCCTGCCTGCGATGCTCAAGGGATGGCTTGACCGTGTGATGCTGCCGGACGTGGCCTTTTTGATGCCGGATGGTGTGAACAAGACGATCAGGCCGGGGTTGACGCAGATCACCCGGCTAGGGGTGTTCACCACCTGCGGGGCCAGCCGGTGGCTGACGTTTTTCGTGGGTGCGCCGGGCAAGCGCACGCTATTGCGCGGGGTGCGGCTGCTTTGTGCCAAACGCTGCCGCACGGCCTTTGCCGCGCATTACCTGATGGACAGCTCTACCCCCGCCAGCCGCAAGGCGCATCTGGCGCGGGTCGGGCGGAAGATGGCGCGGCTGATCGGGCCTGTGCCCCAACGCGCGCAGGTGCAGGCATGACCTTTCCGCTGCTCGATTGGTCAGACTACGCCACGGACCCGGATGCCTTTGCGCAAGCGCTGGGCCGGACCTGCCGCGAGACGGGGTTCTTTCTGCTGAAGGGTCATGGCATCGCGCCTGATCTGAACGCGGCAATCTTTGCACAGGCCGCGCAGTTTTTCGCATTGGGTGAGGATGACAAGACCCCGCTGTCCATCGCAACAAATCCGCATAATCGCGGCTGGGCCTATATGGGGTCTGAATCGCTGGATGAGACAAGCGCGCAACGCGACCGCAAGGAGGCGTTCAATATCGGGCTGGACCTTGCCCCCGATGATCCGCGCGTTCTGGCGGGCGAGCCGTTTCGCGGTGTCAATCTCTGGCCCGATCTGCCGGAGTTTCGCGCCACTATGCTGGAATATTTTGGCGCGGTCTGGGGCTTGGGTGTCGATCTGCTCAAGCCGGTTGCGCGTGACCTCGGCCTGCCGGACGATCATTTCGCGTCGTCATTCGACGCCCCCATGGCCACGCTGCGGCTGCTGTCCTACCCCGCTGCCAGCGGTGCAGGCGATGAAATCGGTGCGGGCGCGCATACGGATTACGGCGCGCTGACATTGCTGATGACCGATGGCGCGCCGGGGTTGCAGGTGCGCCCGCGCGGCGGCGACTGGTTGGATGTGCCGCATGTACCGGACGCGTTCATCGTCAATATTGGCGATTGCCTGATGCGCTGGACCAATGACATTTATGTCTCAACCCCGCACCGGGTGTTGCCACCACCACGGGCGCGCCAGTCGGTCGCCTTTTTTCTGGACCCGAACCCCGATGCGCTGATCGCGGCCTTGCCGGGGACAGGGGCACCCAAATATCCATCCGTCACAGGCGCGGCGTATCTGCGCGCGCGGCTGGATGCGACCTACAAGACATAAGGATCAGGACATGAGGCGGCTTGACTGGGCAGAGTATCGCACCACCGAATATGGCAGCATCGACCCGATGCGCACCATCGCCATTCTGCCCACAGCGGCGATTGAGCAGCATGGCCCGCATCTGCCCGTCGGTGTTGACACCATGATTGCCGAAGGCTTGCTGGATGTCTTGCGCCAGTCCTGCCCTGAGGAATTGGATATCCGCATCCTGCCTGTGCAAACAGTCGGCAAATCGAACGAGCATCTGCATGCGCCCGGAACCCTGACACTGAGTGCCGAGACTGCTTTGCGTGCTTGGGTCGAGATTGGCCTGTCAGTCGCGCGGGCGGGCGTGAAAAAGATCGTTATCGTCAACAGCCATGGCGGAAATCTGGACCTTGTCTCGATTCTCAGCCGCGAATTGCGGGTGCAGGCGGGAATGTTGGCGGTGAAATGCCAATGGGGCAGCTTTGGCCAGCCCACGGGTCTGTACCCGCCCGAAGAACTTGCTTTCGGCATTCATGGCGGCGATGTCGAGACATCGCTGATGCTGGCCTTTCGCCCTGAACTGGTGGATATGGCCTGCGCGCAAGATTTCCGTTCAACCGCCGAAGCGGCCACAATCTCTCCCATCGGGCCGGTATCCTATGGCTGGATATCAAGTGATCTGAACCCGGCTGGAACTGTGGGAAATGCCGCCATCGCAAAAGCGCAAAAGGGCCACCAGACGGCGGCCCATTATGTTGCGGGTTTCGTTGATTTGCTGCGCAAGGTCGCGGCGCATGACCTGCCGGACTGACGCGCGTTACAGCATTCCCGGCAACACCTGATCGGGTGGACGGTGGCCATCGGCAAAGGTTTTGATGTTCAGAATAACCTTCTCGCCCATCTCGATGCGACCTTCCTGTGTGGCTGACCCCATGTGCGGCAACAAAACCACATTGGGCAACTCGCGCAGGCGCGGATTGATGTCATGGCCGCGCTCGAACACATCCAGCCCTGCGCCCGCTATCTCGCCCGCGCGCAAGCCGCGTGTCAGGGCGTTTTCGTCAATCACTTCACCGCGCGAGGTGTTGATGATGACCGCACTTGGCTTGAGCAGCTTCAACCGCCGCGCATTCATCAGATGAAAGGTCGAGGGGGTGTGCGGGCAGTTGATCGATATCACATCCATCCGCGCGACCATCTGGTCCAGACTTTCCCACCATGTCGCTTCCAGCGCGTCT comes from the Roseinatronobacter monicus genome and includes:
- a CDS encoding cytosine deaminase, which translates into the protein MTDFKKLPTSGPFRLENATVPSCLLGQEGGLAPYAVTVDGAVLSDRTDVPHIDMGGAMVLPCFIDMHTHLDKGHIWPRNPNPDGSFMGALETVGADREANWSADDVRTRMDFALRCAYAHGTRAIRTHIDSIAPQDAISWPVFAELRAQWAGRIDLQASSLAGIDRADMQGDYARTADIVAEHGGVLGLVTYPVEGLRDRLRGLFRLAIDRGLELDFHADETGDPSVGTLRTIAETVLEMGFERPVTVGHCCSLAVQPEGEAFETLDLVAKAGLNIVSLPMCNMYLQDRTPARTPRWRGITLVHEMKARGINVSFASDNTRDPFYAYGDLDMMEVLREATRIAHLDHSDPDWINAFLANPARACGFDAPSLAPGAPADLVITRARNWTELFARPQSDRIVLRAGRAIDRTLPDYAELDHLMRTP
- a CDS encoding FAD-binding oxidoreductase produces the protein MTPNVAAAKAALSHLELDDNPVSIRAKSRDFFWYSPVLKPRMDHLLGDFVVAPRNEAEVIEVLKVCYAHDVPVTTRGAGTGNYGQAMPMAGGCILHMKNMAAVKSVFPGRVIVEPGCLLKDVDAACKADSGQELRMFSSTWATATIGGFVAGGSGGVGSCTWGSLRDLGNIIRLRVVTMEEEPRILEFRGEELARVSHAYGTNGIITELEMPLAPAYDWVGLFVAFEDFDAALGYTEDLANQDGILIKIASLYEAPCAHSYFQRVAPYVTEKTHLVGIMVAPQSMDGFETFTARRPAAKVIYQSGANDWARDPGPVFEYGWNHTTLRALKVDPSITYLQVRYGYPTHAEKVRTMREALSPEVLQHLEVIRENGKVMFAGLSLVKFTTEERLDEIVRLHEEAGCMIFNPHRFTLEEGGRQTVDDRQLNFKREADPKGLLNPGKMIAWDDPNWGFERIYSYPGMKAAE
- a CDS encoding NAD(P)H-dependent oxidoreductase; translated protein: MTRALVLFAHPCAESFSAALHDVVVDRLTARGWDVDDCDLNAEGFSPVLTEGERRGYHDVGPNIAPVASYVERLRAAQALVLVFPVWNFGYPAILKGFFDRVFLPGVSFRLEGGKVVPNLTHIRKLAAVTTYGGTRLRAIMAGDPPRHVVKRAVWHVTRPDKLRYLALYDMNRADAAKRAAFLSRVGREMEAL
- a CDS encoding NAD(P)H-dependent oxidoreductase; its protein translation is MRAVVVYCHPDPASFTAAVRDLVVHHLQEAGATVRVHDLYAGDFAPSLTQSEWQGYLESPANRAPVAEAADDLQWCDTLIFVYPTWWYGLPAMLKGWLDRVMLPDVAFLMPDGVNKTIRPGLTQITRLGVFTTCGASRWLTFFVGAPGKRTLLRGVRLLCAKRCRTAFAAHYLMDSSTPASRKAHLARVGRKMARLIGPVPQRAQVQA
- a CDS encoding isopenicillin N synthase family dioxygenase → MTFPLLDWSDYATDPDAFAQALGRTCRETGFFLLKGHGIAPDLNAAIFAQAAQFFALGEDDKTPLSIATNPHNRGWAYMGSESLDETSAQRDRKEAFNIGLDLAPDDPRVLAGEPFRGVNLWPDLPEFRATMLEYFGAVWGLGVDLLKPVARDLGLPDDHFASSFDAPMATLRLLSYPAASGAGDEIGAGAHTDYGALTLLMTDGAPGLQVRPRGGDWLDVPHVPDAFIVNIGDCLMRWTNDIYVSTPHRVLPPPRARQSVAFFLDPNPDALIAALPGTGAPKYPSVTGAAYLRARLDATYKT
- a CDS encoding creatininase family protein codes for the protein MRRLDWAEYRTTEYGSIDPMRTIAILPTAAIEQHGPHLPVGVDTMIAEGLLDVLRQSCPEELDIRILPVQTVGKSNEHLHAPGTLTLSAETALRAWVEIGLSVARAGVKKIVIVNSHGGNLDLVSILSRELRVQAGMLAVKCQWGSFGQPTGLYPPEELAFGIHGGDVETSLMLAFRPELVDMACAQDFRSTAEAATISPIGPVSYGWISSDLNPAGTVGNAAIAKAQKGHQTAAHYVAGFVDLLRKVAAHDLPD